A stretch of the Catalinimonas alkaloidigena genome encodes the following:
- a CDS encoding ABC transporter permease, producing MLRHSLKVAFRTLCKHPSFSLILLVGLTLGLTFALVIGMVVRYERSFDRFHTHADRIYRVVRVASDATAFHPGVPFSMPATLSREVPALEAVTAIDGVSEAQVGVYGPAGTITQRFQEMGCAYVDTAFFHLFDFAGTGMYWLAGDSATALQEPYTVVLTQTMAAKYFSERDALGQSLHLVIYGRTFDATVTGIVTDFPAHTDLPFTLLVSHATLDNFVQEYKTNWVAVDDEYTCFVRLREGTMPAMAEAQIQAAHTAHVPAELAQRRTYRLQPLAELHTDRRFGNYHHRTISPEMLGTLTLVGGFILLMACINFINLSTARALTRAREVGLRKVLGSAQLQLVEQLLGETFLLVLPAALLAILSSAFFLQQAGDLTHVEDTRSLFLEPATWMVLVGLVVGVTLLAGFYPALVLSGFSPLRALKKQRVATHPEEITLRRSLVVLQFFLALVLVMGTGAVVQQRHYLRDYDLGFDQESVLLIPLPTSTPETLTTLRNQWEALASVEAVSFSLSSPAGVGGIGNWEDMRRPEAEPEEPLVFQINYVDDQYLSLYQIPLRAGRNLLPTDSSDKLLVSESLAQSLGFRSLTEAVGQTVLHGVGPQRATIIGVMQNYQSASLHEEAPLLALAPDPRFHTASLKLAPGSRYETIQETVAQVKSTWTEAFPEAVFDFSFLDETIEAYYQEETRLSILFNLFTGVALFIACLGLLGLASYTALQRTKEIGIRKVLGASVTGILIMLSRDYLRLLLIAFVMAVPVANYCITEWLQGYPYQVPRSGWLFALPGFGVLLVALLTVSAQSMRAAYLNPVETLRQE from the coding sequence ATGCTCCGCCATTCCCTGAAAGTCGCCTTTCGCACCCTGTGCAAACACCCGTCGTTCTCGCTCATCCTTCTGGTGGGCCTGACGCTGGGGCTGACCTTCGCACTGGTGATTGGCATGGTAGTCCGCTACGAGCGGAGCTTTGACCGGTTTCACACGCATGCCGATCGGATCTATCGGGTCGTACGGGTAGCGTCTGACGCCACCGCGTTCCATCCAGGCGTTCCGTTTTCTATGCCCGCTACCCTGTCCCGGGAAGTACCGGCGCTGGAAGCGGTCACGGCGATTGATGGCGTGAGCGAAGCACAAGTCGGGGTGTACGGTCCGGCGGGCACCATTACTCAGCGGTTTCAGGAAATGGGCTGCGCCTACGTCGATACGGCCTTTTTTCACCTGTTTGATTTTGCGGGAACCGGCATGTACTGGCTTGCCGGGGATTCAGCTACCGCGCTGCAGGAGCCCTACACGGTCGTCCTGACGCAGACGATGGCGGCCAAGTATTTTTCCGAGCGGGACGCCCTGGGCCAATCGCTGCACTTGGTCATCTACGGTCGTACCTTCGACGCGACGGTTACGGGTATCGTGACGGATTTTCCGGCCCACACCGACCTACCCTTCACGCTCCTGGTTTCACACGCTACCTTGGATAACTTTGTGCAAGAATACAAAACAAACTGGGTAGCGGTTGACGACGAATACACCTGTTTCGTGCGTCTGCGGGAAGGCACTATGCCTGCGATGGCCGAGGCACAGATCCAGGCCGCACATACGGCCCATGTCCCCGCCGAGTTGGCCCAGCGTCGCACGTACCGACTGCAGCCGCTGGCGGAACTGCATACCGACCGGCGCTTCGGCAACTACCACCACCGCACCATTTCGCCCGAGATGCTGGGGACGCTCACCCTCGTCGGCGGATTCATTTTGCTGATGGCTTGCATCAACTTCATCAACCTCTCCACCGCGCGGGCGCTTACCCGCGCCCGTGAAGTCGGGTTGCGTAAAGTGCTGGGCAGCGCCCAGCTGCAGTTGGTGGAGCAGCTTCTGGGGGAAACCTTTCTGCTGGTGCTCCCGGCCGCCCTGCTGGCGATTCTGTCCAGCGCGTTCTTTCTTCAGCAAGCAGGCGACCTGACGCATGTCGAAGACACACGCTCGCTGTTCCTGGAACCGGCAACCTGGATGGTTTTGGTCGGACTGGTCGTGGGTGTCACCCTGCTGGCTGGTTTTTATCCGGCGCTGGTGCTGTCGGGATTCTCGCCTCTGCGGGCATTGAAAAAACAGCGGGTTGCAACCCACCCTGAAGAAATTACCCTGCGCCGCAGCCTGGTGGTGCTTCAGTTTTTTCTGGCATTGGTATTGGTCATGGGCACAGGGGCCGTCGTTCAACAGCGGCACTACCTGCGAGACTACGACCTGGGATTCGACCAGGAGTCAGTTTTATTGATTCCTCTCCCCACCAGTACACCCGAGACGCTAACCACCTTGCGCAACCAATGGGAAGCACTAGCGTCGGTGGAAGCGGTCAGCTTTTCGCTGAGTTCGCCTGCCGGGGTGGGAGGCATCGGAAACTGGGAAGACATGCGTCGCCCGGAAGCCGAGCCAGAAGAACCCCTCGTCTTTCAGATCAACTACGTCGACGACCAGTATCTTTCGCTTTACCAGATTCCGTTACGGGCCGGTCGCAACTTGCTCCCGACCGATTCTAGCGATAAGCTCCTGGTCAGCGAGTCGCTGGCTCAATCACTGGGCTTCCGCTCACTGACCGAGGCGGTAGGGCAGACCGTGCTGCATGGCGTAGGTCCGCAGCGCGCGACGATCATCGGCGTGATGCAGAATTACCAGAGTGCCTCTCTGCACGAGGAAGCGCCTTTGTTGGCCCTGGCCCCGGATCCCCGCTTTCACACCGCCAGCCTGAAGCTCGCCCCGGGCAGTCGTTATGAGACGATCCAGGAGACGGTTGCGCAGGTCAAATCGACCTGGACAGAGGCCTTTCCCGAAGCTGTGTTCGATTTTTCGTTTCTTGATGAAACCATCGAAGCTTACTACCAGGAAGAAACCCGCTTGTCGATCCTATTCAACCTGTTCACGGGCGTAGCCTTGTTCATCGCCTGCCTAGGACTGTTAGGGCTGGCCTCCTACACGGCGCTGCAACGCACCAAGGAAATCGGCATTCGCAAGGTGTTGGGCGCTTCCGTTACGGGCATCCTAATAATGCTGTCCAGAGATTATCTGCGCCTGCTGCTCATCGCCTTCGTGATGGCGGTGCCCGTCGCCAACTATTGTATCACCGAGTGGCTGCAGGGCTATCCTTACCAGGTTCCGCGCAGCGGGTGGCTGTTCGCCCTGCCGGGCTTCGGCGTATTGCTGGTGGCACTGCTGACCGTCAGTGCTCAATCGATGCGGGCCGCGTACCTGAATCCAGTCGAAACCCTGCGACAAGAATGA
- a CDS encoding sulfatase yields the protein MKSTPTLTHFLILFAGLSMVLSSCKKDADQQETPTRPNIIFIMSDDHAYQAISAYGGRLAELAPTPNIDRIAEAGMRFTNCLVTNSICGPSRATILTGKYSHLNGFVDNTIGSEFDFAQQSYAKVLQQAGYKTATIGKLHLGGTPTGFDYYDILPGQGKYYNPVFINQEGEYTEQGYATEIITEKSLAWLDSVKDGEQPFMLMMWHKAPHRGWQPGPNELGLYENVTFPEPETLFDDYGGHREAAAANYMSIAEAMRLEDDLKLSEEAPADLTEAQKARWKEVYDPILEDFRKTNPQGKDLVRYKYQRYMRDYLACVAAVDKSVGALLDYLKESGLDKNTLVMYSSDQGFYLGEHGWFDKRWMYDQSLKTPLLVSWPGVTKSGSVNTELVSNLDFAETFIDIAGGQIPAEMQGKSLVPILKGETPEDWRKAHYYHYYEHPSEHVVQRHYGITTDQYKLIHFYFEMNTWELYDLTKDPQEINNVYGDPAYAEVQAQLHQELEALRKQYGDTDALNQHFIDEYNEKVKKNPYVEYWKFPRAELMKIFGTQSEANDSTP from the coding sequence ATGAAGTCAACCCCTACTCTCACCCATTTTTTGATTCTCTTCGCTGGCCTTTCAATGGTTTTGAGCTCCTGTAAAAAAGATGCCGATCAGCAGGAAACCCCCACAAGGCCGAACATCATTTTCATCATGAGCGATGACCATGCCTATCAGGCGATTAGTGCCTATGGCGGCAGGCTGGCCGAATTGGCGCCCACCCCTAACATAGACCGCATTGCGGAAGCTGGCATGCGCTTTACCAATTGCCTGGTGACCAACTCCATCTGTGGACCTTCCCGGGCCACCATCCTTACCGGAAAATACAGCCACTTGAATGGGTTTGTGGACAACACCATCGGCTCCGAATTCGATTTCGCGCAACAGTCGTACGCCAAGGTTCTTCAACAAGCCGGCTATAAAACCGCGACCATCGGGAAGTTACACCTGGGCGGGACCCCCACCGGCTTCGACTACTACGATATCTTACCGGGACAAGGCAAGTATTACAACCCTGTGTTTATCAACCAGGAGGGAGAATACACCGAGCAAGGATATGCTACGGAAATTATCACCGAAAAATCGCTGGCCTGGCTGGATTCGGTCAAGGACGGTGAACAGCCTTTCATGCTGATGATGTGGCACAAAGCCCCACACCGGGGATGGCAACCTGGTCCGAATGAACTTGGGCTGTACGAAAACGTGACCTTCCCTGAACCGGAGACCCTCTTCGATGACTACGGAGGCCATCGGGAAGCGGCCGCCGCGAATTACATGTCGATTGCCGAGGCGATGCGGCTGGAGGACGATCTGAAGCTTAGTGAAGAGGCACCCGCAGACCTGACCGAAGCGCAGAAGGCCCGGTGGAAAGAGGTCTATGACCCGATCCTCGAAGACTTCCGCAAAACCAATCCGCAGGGAAAAGACTTGGTCCGTTACAAGTACCAGCGGTACATGCGGGATTATCTGGCCTGTGTCGCGGCGGTGGACAAGAGTGTGGGCGCCTTGCTCGACTATTTGAAAGAATCCGGACTGGATAAAAATACCCTTGTTATGTACTCTTCGGATCAGGGATTTTATTTAGGCGAACATGGCTGGTTTGACAAACGCTGGATGTACGATCAGTCCTTAAAAACGCCCCTCCTGGTGAGTTGGCCAGGGGTGACCAAATCCGGATCCGTGAATACTGAATTGGTCTCGAATCTGGATTTTGCGGAAACGTTCATTGACATCGCCGGGGGACAGATTCCGGCCGAGATGCAGGGGAAAAGTCTTGTGCCAATTCTGAAGGGAGAAACCCCTGAGGACTGGAGGAAAGCCCACTATTACCATTATTACGAGCATCCCTCAGAGCATGTGGTGCAACGACATTACGGCATCACCACCGACCAGTATAAACTGATCCATTTCTATTTCGAGATGAATACTTGGGAACTTTACGACCTAACAAAGGACCCGCAGGAAATCAACAATGTGTACGGCGATCCGGCCTATGCGGAGGTGCAGGCCCAATTGCATCAAGAATTGGAAGCCCTGCGAAAACAATACGGGGACACGGATGCACTTAATCAGCATTTCATAGACGAGTACAACGAGAAAGTGAAAAAAAATCCCTACGTCGAATACTGGAAATTTCCCAGGGCAGAATTGATGAAAATATTCGGAACGCAATCGGAAGCAAACGATTCAACCCCATGA
- a CDS encoding ParA family protein — MVDIKENEGNIVSNRDSINLKNVEKVAMRKNQVIAISNNKGGVGKTTTALNIGGGFAHLGLKVLLIDLDGQANLSSSLGVPPDLHPHVGHVMLEEARIQDVIQTRGSVDILPSAFELVNQVDRIKNEVGANLLLDNALKPMRKRYDRILIDCPPSLDILTLNALTAADAYIVPMMAEFYSHLALDKMIRSVDKLRSRGANPDLQLAGVLFTRHSKAGRTLIGRQIVESTRQAIKDHVFQNVIRDNVALVECVSAHQTIFEYDGESAGAKDYMKICKEILENEES, encoded by the coding sequence ATGGTTGATATTAAAGAAAATGAAGGTAATATTGTTTCGAACAGAGACAGTATCAATCTGAAAAACGTTGAAAAAGTGGCTATGCGTAAAAATCAAGTTATCGCTATTTCAAATAATAAGGGAGGGGTAGGGAAGACCACCACAGCGCTTAACATTGGTGGTGGATTCGCGCATTTGGGATTAAAAGTGCTTTTGATCGATCTAGACGGCCAGGCAAATTTGTCATCTTCATTAGGGGTTCCCCCTGATCTGCATCCTCATGTAGGCCATGTTATGCTAGAAGAAGCACGAATTCAAGATGTGATACAGACCAGAGGTAGTGTCGATATTTTGCCATCAGCTTTTGAATTAGTCAATCAGGTAGACCGGATAAAGAATGAAGTAGGAGCTAATCTTTTGCTGGATAATGCGTTGAAACCCATGCGAAAACGTTACGATCGAATTCTGATCGACTGTCCGCCTTCACTAGATATCTTGACACTGAACGCATTGACCGCTGCTGACGCCTATATTGTACCAATGATGGCAGAGTTTTATAGTCATTTGGCACTTGATAAAATGATTCGTTCAGTAGATAAGTTAAGAAGTCGAGGAGCAAATCCAGACTTGCAACTAGCGGGGGTCCTTTTCACGCGGCATAGTAAGGCAGGACGTACCTTGATTGGACGTCAGATTGTGGAAAGCACACGACAGGCAATTAAAGACCATGTTTTTCAAAATGTCATCCGTGACAATGTGGCGCTGGTGGAATGTGTTTCCGCACATCAAACCATTTTCGAATACGATGGCGAAAGTGCAGGGGCAAAGGACTATATGAAAATCTGTAAAGAAATTCTTGAAAATGAAGAAAGTTAA
- a CDS encoding T9SS type A sorting domain-containing protein: protein MAGSLLAARGINGPATTCPGTPSTYAYDDDNPDCSYVEWQVKENGNAKSYTVNPDGTITVNWSTGFTSGEVKARGKYANLVYNSGCACYLYEGCAALTGWSTRSVALGSATPFFTAPVYVFCTSDRVLSVTVSACAQTRFLWAVPSGWEIETSPGVWQSRTTSNPFEKTGLNTSTVNVRAPSTGQGAATLSVKAKTTSGTYPTAWTTRTVQLGTPASAQLNMYRGDAGSNWYYLCPGSSYFILVSGPPGTWWDNWSFMGNFSSATGYNGSAGITTASTFNGGSINVQSFNRCGTGASIGRTLISCCNCTSGYAARHATDAADSLHAATMHAAYETLARRETLRTDAEGKVSLYPNPALTDEVVLEWDASLGVTAIEVITLQGEVLTTLVPATPTRTTFSSSSLPVGQYVLHLKTASGSVQKRLLKL, encoded by the coding sequence TTGGCAGGATCCCTTCTGGCAGCCCGGGGCATCAACGGCCCGGCGACCACGTGTCCGGGCACGCCTTCCACCTACGCTTATGATGATGACAATCCCGACTGCAGCTATGTTGAGTGGCAGGTGAAAGAAAACGGGAACGCCAAAAGTTATACGGTGAATCCCGACGGCACCATCACGGTGAACTGGTCTACCGGCTTCACCAGCGGGGAGGTCAAAGCCCGGGGCAAGTATGCCAATCTGGTCTACAATTCCGGCTGTGCTTGCTATCTCTACGAGGGATGTGCCGCGCTGACCGGATGGTCAACCCGAAGCGTAGCACTAGGCTCGGCCACGCCCTTCTTTACGGCCCCGGTCTACGTGTTTTGCACCAGTGATCGGGTCCTTTCCGTCACCGTTTCTGCCTGTGCCCAGACCCGGTTTTTATGGGCCGTACCCTCGGGGTGGGAGATTGAAACCTCCCCCGGCGTGTGGCAATCCCGCACGACGAGTAACCCCTTTGAAAAGACCGGCCTCAACACTTCGACGGTCAATGTCCGCGCTCCTAGCACCGGGCAGGGGGCGGCCACGCTGTCGGTGAAAGCCAAAACCACCTCAGGCACCTACCCCACGGCCTGGACGACCCGCACCGTGCAATTGGGCACGCCCGCCTCGGCGCAGTTGAACATGTACCGTGGCGATGCGGGCAGCAACTGGTATTACCTCTGTCCGGGCAGTTCCTACTTCATCCTGGTCAGTGGCCCTCCCGGCACCTGGTGGGACAACTGGTCCTTTATGGGCAACTTTTCCTCGGCCACCGGTTATAACGGAAGTGCCGGCATTACGACGGCCTCTACGTTTAACGGCGGGTCGATTAACGTGCAGTCCTTTAACCGCTGCGGGACGGGGGCCAGCATCGGCCGCACGCTGATCAGTTGTTGCAACTGTACAAGCGGATACGCCGCCCGCCACGCCACTGACGCGGCGGACAGTTTACACGCAGCCACGATGCACGCCGCCTATGAGACGCTTGCGCGTCGCGAGACGCTACGTACGGATGCCGAGGGGAAAGTGAGTCTATATCCGAACCCTGCGCTCACCGATGAAGTGGTCCTGGAATGGGACGCTTCGTTAGGGGTCACAGCCATTGAGGTGATTACCCTGCAGGGCGAAGTGCTCACCACCCTGGTTCCCGCTACGCCCACCCGCACGACCTTCTCCTCCTCCTCGCTGCCGGTCGGCCAGTATGTCCTGCATCTGAAGACGGCGTCGGGGAGCGTGCAGAAACGACTCCTCAAACTGTAA
- a CDS encoding transposase, with protein sequence MRISQSSGRPRTRPEQVVADRSFDADRVRKALRRRKHPGHESKKAFTQGTKTQEKRSVIRWPHHRFDRQVYRKRGGIEQNMGCLKENRPLATRYEKTASSCNAMILLGSITLCLKKSSCPVGSHCAYVIARCHRSS encoded by the coding sequence GTGCGTATTTCGCAATCCAGCGGCCGCCCCAGAACACGACCAGAGCAAGTGGTGGCCGACCGGAGTTTTGATGCTGATCGGGTACGGAAGGCCCTACGGCGACGCAAGCATCCGGGGCATGAGTCCAAAAAAGCGTTTACCCAAGGGACGAAAACGCAGGAAAAGCGATCCGTGATACGGTGGCCTCATCACCGTTTTGACCGACAAGTCTACCGGAAAAGAGGCGGCATTGAACAGAACATGGGATGCTTGAAAGAGAACCGACCCCTAGCCACCCGGTACGAGAAAACCGCTAGTAGTTGCAATGCTATGATCCTGTTAGGGAGTATCACGTTGTGCCTTAAAAAGTCTAGCTGTCCCGTAGGTAGCCATTGTGCATACGTCATTGCTAGGTGCCACAGAAGTTCATAA
- a CDS encoding tail fiber domain-containing protein — MVSNLTLQAQSWILGGNTLSGDGRLGTNNFHPLVFETNNRERGRLTKGGLWGFGTNAPTARVHIKSIAGQDALNVQIDSDVRFRVHAGGGVAIGTPTIIPSANGLFVSGSTGIGSVPGAYKMKITHSTFGLDIENAATLDDWEFWSSADGLALYANGSFRGIFNPTNGVYASASDRRFKTEIQPMPSVLEKVNQLKPSTYHFHEKNAAAKASTASYGFVAQEVMDVFPHLVFHQVDATRGLDAYTLDYSGFGVIAIKAIQELQAYITTLENRIVTLEAALEGTGRYPTPTPKGNIGIWLEPNYPNPFRQSTFIGYQAPVQAQHVELLITNLQGRELQRFDHLPAGEGLVELTAGSLPSGIYFYTLKVDGKAVASQKMILER, encoded by the coding sequence ATGGTCAGCAACCTTACGCTTCAGGCACAAAGCTGGATACTGGGAGGCAACACCCTGTCGGGCGACGGTCGCCTGGGTACCAACAATTTCCACCCGCTTGTTTTTGAGACCAATAATAGGGAGCGCGGGCGTTTAACCAAAGGAGGTTTATGGGGATTTGGCACCAATGCACCTACTGCCCGCGTGCACATTAAAAGTATCGCGGGCCAGGATGCCTTAAATGTACAAATCGATAGCGACGTTAGATTCAGGGTGCATGCAGGTGGTGGTGTGGCGATCGGTACCCCAACGATCATCCCTTCCGCCAACGGTCTCTTTGTTTCCGGGAGCACCGGCATTGGGTCCGTTCCTGGCGCGTATAAAATGAAAATAACGCATTCTACCTTTGGCTTGGACATCGAAAACGCCGCTACGTTGGATGACTGGGAGTTCTGGTCTAGCGCCGATGGATTGGCCTTGTATGCCAATGGCAGTTTTAGAGGCATTTTTAATCCTACCAACGGGGTCTACGCGTCGGCATCAGACCGGCGATTCAAAACGGAGATTCAGCCCATGCCTTCGGTGTTGGAGAAGGTGAATCAGCTCAAGCCGTCCACGTATCATTTCCACGAGAAAAATGCCGCTGCAAAGGCGAGCACTGCTTCGTATGGTTTCGTGGCCCAGGAAGTGATGGACGTTTTTCCGCACCTGGTTTTCCATCAGGTCGATGCCACGCGAGGCCTGGATGCTTATACCCTGGATTACAGTGGCTTTGGCGTGATTGCCATCAAAGCCATCCAGGAGCTGCAAGCGTACATCACGACCTTAGAAAACCGCATCGTGACGTTAGAAGCCGCCCTGGAGGGAACAGGCCGGTATCCGACGCCCACTCCGAAAGGAAACATCGGGATCTGGCTGGAGCCCAATTATCCCAATCCTTTTCGTCAAAGCACCTTCATTGGGTATCAAGCACCGGTTCAGGCGCAACACGTCGAGTTGTTGATTACCAACCTGCAAGGCAGGGAGCTACAACGCTTTGATCACCTTCCGGCCGGAGAAGGGCTCGTCGAACTCACCGCCGGCAGTCTGCCGAGTGGCATCTACTTTTATACCTTGAAAGTCGATGGCAAAGCGGTGGCGTCGCAAAAAATGATCTTGGAGCGTTAG